The Streptomyces sp. NBC_00224 genome has a window encoding:
- a CDS encoding amidohydrolase, with translation MTPGTGVRVVDAHHHVWDLSVRDQEWIAGPELAPLRRTFTLDQLRGEADAAGVAATVLVQTVTVAEETPEFLALAGDDPLVRGVVGWTDLTAPGVADELARLRELPGGERLVGIRHQVQGERDPEWLLRPDVSRGLAAVAAARLAYDLVVLPHQLPACVRAAGLHPGLAFVLDHLGKPPIASGATGPWGSAVRALATLPNTVCKLSGLVTEAGPDWKVAGLRPYADTVLEAFGPGRLMYGSDWPVCLLAASYGEVLDAARALAEDLGPDERAQVLGGTADRVYGLSGRA, from the coding sequence GTGACGCCTGGGACGGGCGTGCGGGTCGTCGACGCGCACCACCATGTGTGGGACCTCTCCGTCCGCGACCAGGAGTGGATCGCCGGGCCCGAACTCGCCCCGCTGCGACGCACCTTCACCCTCGACCAGTTGCGGGGGGAGGCCGACGCCGCCGGGGTGGCGGCCACCGTGCTCGTGCAGACCGTGACGGTGGCCGAGGAGACCCCGGAGTTCCTGGCGCTCGCCGGGGACGACCCTCTTGTACGCGGCGTCGTCGGCTGGACCGATCTCACCGCGCCCGGGGTCGCCGACGAGCTGGCCCGGCTGCGGGAACTGCCGGGCGGGGAGCGGCTGGTGGGGATCCGCCATCAGGTGCAGGGCGAGCGCGACCCCGAGTGGCTGCTGCGGCCGGACGTGAGCCGGGGGCTGGCCGCCGTCGCGGCCGCGAGGCTGGCGTACGACTTGGTGGTCCTCCCCCACCAGCTGCCCGCCTGCGTACGGGCTGCCGGGCTCCACCCCGGCCTCGCCTTCGTCCTCGACCACCTGGGCAAGCCGCCGATCGCCTCGGGCGCCACCGGGCCCTGGGGATCGGCGGTCCGCGCGCTCGCCACGCTCCCGAACACCGTCTGCAAGCTGTCGGGCCTGGTCACCGAGGCGGGCCCGGACTGGAAGGTGGCCGGTCTGCGGCCGTACGCGGACACGGTCCTGGAGGCGTTCGGACCCGGGCGGCTGATGTACGGCTCGGACTGGCCGGTGTGCCTGCTCGCCGCCTCGTACGGCGAAGTCCTGGACGCGGCGCGGGCGCTGGCCGAGGACCTGGGCCCGGATGAACGGGCTCAGGTCCTCGGCGGCACGGCGGACCGCGTCTACGGGCTCAGTGGCCGCGCTTGA
- a CDS encoding aldo/keto reductase, with translation MRVTKLGASGCAVSALSLGAAGLGNLLGEVSDADARDAVDAAWDAGVRYFDTAPHYGLGLSERRIGAALRDRPRDAYTVSTKVGRVLEPLAEPAGDDSAEGFAVPATHRRRWDFSADGVRRSIEDSLGRLGLDRIDVVFLHDPDDHAEQALDKAYPALERLRAEGVVRAIGAGMNQARLLARFVRETDVDAVLCAGRYSLLDQRAGDELLPEAAARGKSVVVGGVFNSGLLADPRPGAPYDYAAAPPALLERALRIKAVCESHGVPLRAAALAFPLRHPAVASVLVGARSAAEVRDAAEQFGRPVPQALWEELGV, from the coding sequence ATGCGCGTCACTAAGCTCGGTGCCAGCGGCTGTGCCGTCAGTGCGCTCTCCCTCGGCGCGGCCGGGCTCGGCAACCTCCTCGGCGAGGTGTCCGACGCCGACGCACGGGACGCGGTCGACGCCGCCTGGGACGCCGGTGTCCGCTACTTCGACACCGCCCCGCACTACGGCCTGGGGCTCTCCGAGCGCCGCATCGGCGCGGCGCTGCGGGACCGCCCCCGGGACGCGTACACCGTGTCCACCAAGGTCGGCCGCGTCCTGGAGCCGCTGGCGGAGCCGGCCGGTGACGATTCCGCCGAGGGGTTCGCCGTGCCCGCCACCCACCGCCGCCGCTGGGACTTCAGCGCGGACGGGGTGCGGCGGAGCATCGAGGACAGCCTCGGGCGCCTGGGCCTGGACCGGATCGACGTCGTCTTCCTGCACGACCCCGACGACCACGCCGAACAGGCCCTGGACAAGGCCTATCCGGCCCTTGAGCGGCTGCGTGCGGAAGGCGTCGTACGGGCCATAGGGGCCGGGATGAACCAGGCCCGGCTGCTGGCCCGGTTCGTACGGGAGACGGACGTGGACGCGGTGCTGTGCGCCGGGCGGTACTCACTGCTCGACCAGCGGGCGGGCGACGAGTTGTTGCCCGAGGCGGCCGCGCGCGGCAAGAGCGTGGTCGTCGGCGGGGTCTTCAACTCGGGGCTGCTCGCCGATCCCCGGCCGGGCGCCCCCTACGACTACGCGGCCGCGCCCCCGGCCCTCCTGGAGCGGGCGCTGCGGATCAAGGCGGTCTGTGAGTCGCACGGCGTCCCGCTGCGGGCCGCGGCCCTCGCCTTCCCGCTGCGGCACCCGGCGGTGGCGAGCGTGCTGGTGGGCGCACGCTCGGCGGCCGAGGTGCGGGACGCGGCCGAACAGTTCGGGCGGCCGGTGCCGCAGGCGCTGTGGGAGGAGCTGGGCGTATGA
- a CDS encoding L-rhamnose mutarotase, protein MRVALHTRVRGDRIGAYEAAHREVPAELTAAIRAAGVTGWTIWRSGTELFHVIECADYGRLLAELERLPVNIAWQARMAELLDVVHDYSGAGADAGLPVVWEL, encoded by the coding sequence ATGAGGGTCGCACTGCACACCAGGGTCCGGGGCGACCGGATCGGGGCGTACGAGGCCGCGCACCGGGAGGTCCCGGCGGAGCTGACGGCGGCGATCCGGGCCGCCGGGGTCACCGGGTGGACGATCTGGCGCAGCGGCACCGAGCTGTTCCATGTGATCGAGTGCGCCGACTACGGGCGGCTGCTCGCCGAGTTGGAGCGGCTGCCGGTCAATATCGCCTGGCAGGCGAGGATGGCCGAGCTGCTCGACGTCGTCCACGACTACTCCGGCGCGGGTGCGGACGCCGGGCTGCCGGTGGTGTGGGAGCTGTGA
- a CDS encoding restriction endonuclease: protein MDQISTYRALHHAAPGQEQARGRQFNAFLADLLRRGNLHDARSDLRGLHGRDEIDVHFTLGYTSCILEAKWERERVDETAIAKLKGRLETRRPGVQGFFVSMSGYTKAVYDKAEYHAQILLMDRQHVEAMVAGLFSADRLFHELLSVTGRQGGAYVLLAGLLDTPAAAGEPLPALRPVDQPIEGFPAWPEAGLTVSSVLTSGGPWAAGKVDGMASTADGRLLWTTREGVLQVAPDSGASMWTTAPSFCHGPALSEADGSMVVLVEEAALRFCKDSSVDVASGGFVGSRQLLPGPDNTAWVFASSGPRRAEGHGGHTLTQLAADFPDGVTCEVDFPGWVHQAVLTGAGSLYISGGGHSVTTDCKHNWRCPADRWADSAPLTPDAALAVGDHTVLLAGRSPQGFEKAVYAVDIHDHTSTLLLRLPNTTQITGFAHGPDDMVYLLTDIRGNDQTPRPHLLQLELPATMLR, encoded by the coding sequence ATGGACCAGATCAGCACCTACCGCGCACTCCACCACGCGGCCCCGGGGCAGGAACAGGCCCGTGGTAGGCAGTTCAACGCCTTCCTTGCCGACTTGCTGCGCCGCGGCAACCTGCATGACGCGCGCAGTGATCTGCGCGGTCTTCACGGGCGGGACGAAATCGATGTCCATTTCACCCTCGGCTACACCAGCTGCATCCTGGAGGCCAAGTGGGAACGCGAGAGGGTCGATGAGACGGCGATCGCCAAGCTCAAGGGCCGGCTGGAAACCCGACGTCCCGGTGTTCAAGGCTTCTTCGTGTCCATGTCGGGATACACCAAGGCCGTCTATGACAAGGCCGAGTACCACGCGCAGATCCTCCTGATGGACCGGCAGCACGTGGAGGCGATGGTCGCCGGCCTGTTCAGCGCGGACCGTCTCTTCCACGAGCTGCTGTCGGTGACCGGCCGCCAGGGCGGTGCCTACGTGCTTCTGGCCGGCCTCCTCGACACCCCGGCCGCAGCAGGCGAGCCGCTGCCCGCTCTGCGTCCGGTCGACCAGCCGATCGAAGGCTTTCCCGCCTGGCCCGAGGCCGGGCTGACCGTCTCCAGCGTGCTAACTTCCGGCGGGCCGTGGGCGGCTGGAAAAGTGGACGGCATGGCGTCCACAGCGGACGGGCGTCTGCTGTGGACGACTCGTGAAGGCGTGCTGCAGGTCGCTCCTGACAGTGGCGCCAGCATGTGGACGACCGCCCCGTCCTTCTGCCACGGACCGGCCCTCTCCGAGGCCGACGGCAGCATGGTCGTGCTGGTCGAGGAGGCGGCGTTGCGCTTCTGCAAGGACAGCAGCGTCGATGTCGCCAGCGGCGGGTTCGTGGGCAGCCGACAGCTCCTACCCGGGCCCGACAACACTGCGTGGGTGTTCGCCTCGTCCGGACCGCGTAGGGCCGAAGGCCACGGTGGCCACACGCTCACCCAGCTTGCAGCGGACTTTCCCGACGGCGTTACCTGCGAGGTCGACTTCCCCGGTTGGGTCCATCAAGCCGTTCTCACTGGCGCCGGATCCCTCTACATCAGTGGGGGCGGCCACAGCGTCACTACCGATTGTAAGCACAACTGGCGCTGCCCCGCGGACCGCTGGGCCGATTCAGCACCCCTCACTCCCGATGCCGCGCTCGCCGTAGGCGACCACACGGTGCTCCTGGCAGGCCGAAGCCCCCAGGGATTCGAGAAGGCCGTCTACGCCGTCGACATCCACGACCACACCTCTACGTTGTTGCTCCGTCTGCCCAACACCACCCAGATCACCGGATTCGCCCACGGGCCCGACGACATGGTGTACCTCCTGACCGACATCCGTGGCAACGATCAGACCCCGCGGCCTCACCTGCTGCAATTGGAGCTCCCGGCCACGATGCTGCGTTGA
- a CDS encoding sacsin N-terminal ATP-binding-like domain-containing protein gives MAVMEAEGCLADLKRGRRAALEIKEVTERMLSPEYKGRVLVELLQNAHDAHPARDGVGRVEIMLDEDEGEHGVLYVANGGRPLAYKNFEALCSIGLSSKRPEEGIGHKGVGFKSVLQLTAAPELYSVVRATSKTFDGFCFRFARDEDFDWLTDQVAPGRPEPAGQLRANLSSLKVPVPVDDVPAAVLPFRRRGLVTVVRLPLRNADAKQEAVRQLRELTDDGVPFELFLDRLGKVSVTHRVGGRGRPSVYTRKVDLLFTSRGLKVQQITLRRHTRLIMVTAAVDRERAHEAIAAGVESGPLTDGWQALGHSAVVSVAVPAGEPLERGRLYTFLPMGAQPACPVRGFLNAPFHTDVSRRIMAEATQWNDLLLDTAAEACAQTAVLVDEGRVTMPAGALVDLMCWEHDQMRRLELAFKAQGREFDDVPFMPVLHPAGTRISYRHGYLWRGPDRARVFTPQAVAAAGAQQMIDPRLHSLRAERLVALGAVRALGLLPPTSVLAGWAESVASYLSEGEFDAGTWADYYHDLSVCFARNGEELKGREIVLTVDGKRAPAGDPGLFFRRSDGPSAALPALPRGLAKSISFVHTEIAWTGRRTSRRSRGRTWLEEQGLVRDYSSQALLEVLGDAMRKVREDDEALREHLLFACDLWASSLDRHNKRPVIKGLLVPGRKGWVLATEAMFGEGWSGGHGGIDRTLARFLDCTEAASRTLVAAADRVVRPAQDICAGTRTDTQILRRFLEQQGVRHGLLPTYVPTLQAVKGQHLNHPSVFPGLWALNLAPDERVQWQATAQSWPKRRDDLFQTVEYRPTRRRVAMLPGQREYAAFDEESRRLYAELIVDGLDNWAPEVLEFRFAGGSDQKGTPWPTPLAAFLSRAPWIPQTGDDEDTPAFTTAGQAWWWASAEAPPAYRTVASAALRRRQSDRVLKRLELLGVRRWDDAGTAADRLRHLPALLRRMPRLRQGRLGHLLQRAYEQAWADLLPPDGFGSGWRSGILPELLVSRAGTLDVLAAESEPEPVYVADIRGTQQRRLLDQAPLPVLPVDDRALGQRVHEHLEAQGRFVIRTTSEADLDVRVDQLPIANAPRVPLFTLAGPWLETLMVALVEFDEERSSRATVPAARRIRQRLRSCGVVVARTAVTRIAGHALDASGDDRSLLHDDPGEPLLVVVCARQRSDWHALEVAATALSTLIGAPYLSTAVQLAFIALNRLGRAVADVTEGDIASVLAIPRQRLEAVLADRASIRSGSARLVPLLACVDLALAEELQRGQETLHDRGELHDWLVARLDVERADHLLGLVEENDWRRMLSALGVPLAEANRAWQTLGLPTVDNAETHRRQFQAWLQQNRARAADRVRDAYVTTHKAGAPLTEYIRLRSLPGLEPDPRWGLEHWDLPVYLLDAHAEEWTVMHLPPPLARQHHPRPVAEIHEDCVDTIHARFPRLRVRMEAWLNRQGREAPSLPSATEVASAMDAEGLLDFEPIGTRTLIAWLQTHGHWPAGMPATDRAADLGLHEPPPLPPSPPAGSIPLPAPPLGPSLLLNGRALPIGPDHLRDLARQVAADLTPGQLAAVPQPGTPSAPALPRQRTTSAVAGRGGGYRAVPRDPQRDRAVGLAGEVAVATWLEQHYGVPREESWKSGLRQHVLADGSGDDSLGYDFLIHDGDRTLLYEVKASTGDRGEFELGESEVERASHLRPDETYTIVYVTHVLDRTHRRITPLPNPFSAPGLAGYRLVGTAMRLRFELPPG, from the coding sequence ATGGCGGTCATGGAGGCCGAGGGATGCCTCGCCGACCTCAAGCGCGGACGACGTGCTGCCCTCGAGATCAAAGAGGTCACCGAGCGGATGCTGTCGCCCGAGTACAAGGGGCGCGTGCTCGTGGAACTGCTCCAGAACGCCCATGACGCGCACCCCGCGCGGGACGGCGTCGGCCGCGTCGAGATCATGCTTGACGAGGACGAGGGCGAACACGGCGTCCTGTACGTGGCGAACGGTGGCAGGCCCCTCGCATACAAGAACTTCGAGGCGCTGTGCAGCATCGGCCTGTCGAGCAAGCGCCCCGAAGAGGGCATTGGCCACAAGGGCGTCGGCTTCAAGAGCGTTCTGCAACTCACCGCCGCCCCGGAGCTGTACAGCGTCGTGCGAGCCACGTCCAAGACCTTCGACGGGTTCTGTTTCCGTTTCGCCCGGGACGAGGACTTCGACTGGCTGACGGACCAGGTCGCGCCCGGCCGCCCGGAGCCAGCCGGTCAACTGCGCGCGAACCTGTCGTCGTTGAAGGTCCCGGTGCCGGTGGACGACGTCCCGGCCGCAGTGCTGCCCTTCCGCCGCCGTGGACTGGTGACCGTGGTCCGGCTCCCGCTGCGGAACGCCGACGCGAAGCAGGAAGCAGTACGCCAGCTGCGCGAACTGACCGACGACGGGGTTCCGTTCGAGCTCTTCCTGGACCGTCTCGGCAAGGTTTCAGTGACGCATCGCGTGGGCGGCCGGGGGCGCCCGAGCGTCTACACACGCAAGGTGGATTTGCTCTTCACCTCGCGCGGCCTGAAGGTCCAGCAGATCACACTGCGCCGTCACACACGCCTGATCATGGTGACGGCCGCAGTGGACCGTGAGCGCGCGCACGAGGCCATCGCCGCTGGCGTCGAATCCGGACCGCTGACGGATGGCTGGCAGGCTCTAGGACACTCGGCAGTGGTCAGCGTGGCGGTGCCCGCGGGCGAGCCACTGGAGCGCGGGAGGCTGTACACCTTCCTGCCCATGGGCGCACAGCCGGCGTGCCCGGTCCGCGGATTCCTCAACGCGCCGTTCCACACAGACGTGAGCCGACGCATCATGGCGGAGGCCACGCAGTGGAACGACCTGCTGCTCGACACCGCGGCCGAGGCCTGCGCTCAGACGGCCGTGCTGGTCGACGAGGGACGCGTCACGATGCCCGCGGGTGCTCTGGTCGACCTGATGTGCTGGGAGCACGATCAGATGCGGCGCCTGGAGCTGGCCTTCAAGGCACAGGGCCGTGAGTTCGATGACGTGCCGTTCATGCCGGTACTGCACCCTGCGGGCACACGTATCTCGTACCGGCACGGTTATTTGTGGCGCGGACCCGATCGGGCCCGCGTGTTCACACCGCAGGCCGTTGCCGCTGCCGGGGCTCAGCAGATGATCGACCCGCGGCTCCATTCTCTGCGCGCCGAGCGACTGGTTGCGCTGGGTGCGGTTCGTGCGCTGGGGCTCCTCCCGCCCACCTCCGTGCTCGCCGGCTGGGCGGAGAGCGTCGCCTCGTACCTCTCCGAGGGGGAGTTCGACGCAGGCACGTGGGCGGACTATTACCACGACCTTTCGGTCTGCTTCGCCCGCAACGGCGAGGAACTGAAGGGGAGGGAAATCGTCCTCACGGTTGACGGGAAGCGGGCTCCGGCCGGCGATCCCGGGTTGTTCTTCCGCCGTTCGGATGGGCCGTCGGCTGCACTGCCTGCCCTGCCACGCGGACTCGCGAAGAGCATCTCCTTCGTCCATACGGAGATCGCCTGGACGGGAAGGCGAACCAGTCGGCGCTCCCGAGGTCGTACCTGGCTGGAGGAACAGGGGCTGGTGCGCGACTACAGTTCGCAAGCCCTCCTGGAGGTGCTGGGTGACGCCATGCGTAAGGTCCGTGAGGACGACGAGGCCCTGCGCGAACACCTCCTGTTTGCCTGTGACCTGTGGGCGTCGTCCCTGGACCGGCACAACAAGCGGCCTGTGATTAAGGGGCTGTTGGTGCCGGGGCGCAAGGGTTGGGTGCTCGCGACGGAGGCCATGTTCGGAGAAGGCTGGTCGGGCGGGCACGGTGGAATCGACCGGACACTGGCCCGCTTCCTCGACTGCACCGAGGCTGCCTCTCGTACCCTGGTCGCCGCCGCCGACCGGGTCGTCCGCCCCGCCCAGGACATCTGTGCCGGTACCCGCACCGACACACAGATCCTGCGACGCTTCCTCGAACAGCAGGGGGTTCGCCACGGCCTGCTACCGACCTACGTGCCCACGCTTCAGGCGGTGAAGGGGCAGCATCTCAACCATCCATCCGTCTTTCCCGGCCTGTGGGCCCTGAACCTGGCCCCGGACGAGCGGGTCCAATGGCAAGCGACGGCCCAGAGCTGGCCCAAGCGCCGCGACGATCTCTTCCAGACTGTCGAGTACCGCCCGACCCGCAGGAGGGTGGCAATGCTCCCCGGCCAGCGGGAGTACGCCGCGTTCGACGAGGAGAGTCGCCGACTCTACGCCGAACTGATCGTTGACGGTTTAGACAACTGGGCTCCCGAGGTACTCGAGTTCCGCTTCGCGGGCGGCTCGGATCAGAAGGGCACACCATGGCCCACCCCGCTGGCCGCCTTCCTGAGCCGAGCGCCGTGGATTCCCCAGACGGGCGACGACGAAGATACCCCCGCTTTCACCACGGCCGGCCAGGCGTGGTGGTGGGCTTCGGCGGAGGCGCCGCCCGCCTACCGGACCGTTGCCTCTGCCGCGCTACGCAGACGGCAGTCAGACCGCGTGCTCAAACGCCTGGAACTGCTCGGCGTACGCCGATGGGACGATGCCGGGACCGCCGCGGACCGGCTCCGCCACCTGCCCGCCCTCCTCCGCCGTATGCCCCGGCTACGGCAAGGGCGCCTCGGGCATCTGCTGCAGCGGGCGTACGAACAGGCCTGGGCGGACCTCCTTCCTCCGGACGGGTTCGGCAGCGGGTGGCGGTCCGGGATCCTCCCCGAACTCCTTGTGAGCCGGGCCGGGACGCTGGATGTCCTGGCAGCCGAGTCCGAGCCAGAGCCGGTCTACGTGGCTGACATCCGCGGCACCCAGCAGCGGAGGCTGCTCGACCAGGCACCCCTCCCCGTCCTACCGGTCGACGACCGGGCTCTGGGCCAGCGCGTCCACGAGCACCTGGAGGCGCAGGGCCGTTTCGTGATCCGGACGACGAGCGAGGCGGACCTCGACGTCCGGGTCGACCAGCTGCCGATCGCCAACGCACCCCGAGTACCGCTGTTCACCCTGGCCGGGCCCTGGCTGGAGACCCTCATGGTCGCGCTGGTCGAGTTCGACGAGGAGCGGTCCTCCCGAGCCACGGTCCCCGCCGCGCGCCGAATAAGGCAACGGCTTCGATCCTGTGGCGTCGTCGTGGCGCGGACCGCGGTCACTCGTATCGCCGGGCATGCCCTCGACGCCTCCGGCGATGACCGCTCCCTCCTGCACGACGATCCGGGGGAACCTCTCCTCGTCGTGGTGTGCGCGCGGCAGCGCTCCGACTGGCATGCGCTGGAGGTCGCCGCGACGGCCCTGAGTACTCTGATCGGCGCCCCGTACTTGAGCACGGCGGTGCAGCTGGCGTTCATCGCACTGAACCGGCTGGGCCGGGCCGTCGCAGACGTCACAGAGGGGGACATCGCCTCCGTGCTGGCCATCCCGCGCCAGCGCCTGGAGGCGGTGCTCGCCGACCGTGCCTCGATCCGCTCCGGCAGCGCCCGACTAGTCCCCCTGCTTGCCTGCGTCGACCTCGCCCTCGCCGAGGAACTGCAACGCGGACAGGAGACCTTGCACGATCGCGGCGAGCTCCACGACTGGCTGGTCGCCCGGCTCGATGTTGAGCGCGCCGACCACTTGCTGGGGCTCGTGGAGGAGAACGACTGGCGGCGGATGCTGTCCGCGCTCGGGGTGCCTCTGGCCGAGGCCAATCGCGCTTGGCAGACACTGGGTCTGCCGACCGTCGACAACGCGGAGACCCACCGACGCCAGTTCCAGGCATGGCTGCAGCAGAACCGGGCCCGCGCGGCCGACCGTGTCCGAGACGCCTACGTGACCACGCACAAGGCGGGCGCTCCCCTCACGGAGTACATCCGGCTCCGCTCGCTGCCCGGACTGGAGCCGGACCCCCGGTGGGGACTCGAACATTGGGACCTTCCTGTTTACCTCCTCGACGCCCATGCCGAGGAATGGACGGTCATGCACCTGCCCCCGCCGCTGGCACGGCAGCACCACCCGCGCCCGGTGGCTGAGATCCACGAGGACTGCGTCGACACCATCCACGCGCGCTTCCCCCGCCTGCGTGTCCGGATGGAAGCCTGGCTGAACCGCCAGGGCCGCGAGGCCCCTTCTCTGCCGTCGGCCACCGAGGTCGCGTCGGCGATGGACGCTGAGGGCCTGCTCGACTTCGAGCCGATCGGCACCCGTACGCTCATCGCCTGGCTCCAGACCCACGGTCACTGGCCCGCCGGCATGCCCGCCACGGACCGGGCGGCCGACCTCGGCCTTCACGAACCCCCGCCCCTTCCACCGAGCCCTCCCGCTGGTAGCATCCCGCTCCCCGCCCCGCCGTTGGGCCCGTCACTTCTCTTGAACGGCCGTGCCCTACCGATCGGCCCCGACCATCTGCGCGACCTCGCCCGACAGGTCGCCGCCGACCTCACCCCCGGCCAACTCGCCGCTGTCCCACAGCCCGGGACACCGTCGGCACCCGCCCTCCCGAGGCAACGAACCACCTCTGCGGTCGCCGGCCGCGGCGGGGGATACCGGGCCGTCCCCCGGGACCCTCAGAGGGACAGAGCCGTCGGACTCGCCGGGGAGGTGGCCGTAGCCACCTGGCTGGAGCAGCACTACGGTGTCCCCCGCGAAGAATCCTGGAAGTCCGGGCTACGCCAGCACGTCCTCGCCGACGGCTCGGGCGACGACAGCCTCGGCTACGACTTCCTGATCCACGATGGCGATCGCACCCTCCTGTACGAGGTGAAGGCCTCGACCGGGGACCGGGGCGAGTTCGAACTCGGCGAGTCCGAAGTCGAACGAGCCAGTCACCTCCGCCCGGACGAGACCTACACCATCGTCTACGTCACCCACGTCCTCGACCGCACCCACCGACGTATAACGCCCCTCCCCAACCCGTTCAGCGCTCCCGGCCTCGCCGGTTACCGCCTCGTCGGCACGGCTATGCGCCTGCGGTTCGAACTACCGCCGGGGTGA
- a CDS encoding MBL fold metallo-hydrolase, producing MAARIEHLVTSGTFALDGGVWDVDNNVWIVGDDEEAVVIDAAHDASAILAALGGRTLRAIVCTHAHNDHIDAAPELAEATGAPVLLHPDDLPLWKLTHPDRAPDGELADGEAVTVAGTTLTVLHTPGHAPGAVCLYAPELGTVFTGDTLFAGGPGATGRSFSHFPTIVDSIRERLLTLPPGTVVRTGHGDSTTIGAEAPHLDEWVKRGH from the coding sequence ATGGCCGCCCGCATCGAACACCTGGTCACCTCGGGCACGTTCGCGCTGGACGGCGGCGTGTGGGACGTCGACAACAACGTCTGGATCGTCGGCGACGACGAGGAGGCGGTGGTCATCGACGCCGCCCACGACGCATCGGCGATCCTGGCCGCGCTGGGCGGCCGCACCCTGCGCGCGATCGTCTGCACCCACGCCCACAACGACCACATCGACGCCGCCCCGGAGCTCGCCGAGGCCACCGGGGCGCCGGTGCTGCTCCACCCCGACGACCTGCCGCTGTGGAAGCTCACCCACCCGGACCGCGCCCCCGACGGCGAGCTGGCCGACGGGGAGGCCGTCACGGTCGCGGGCACCACGCTGACCGTGCTGCACACCCCGGGCCACGCCCCGGGCGCGGTGTGCCTGTACGCCCCCGAGCTGGGCACGGTGTTCACCGGTGACACCCTGTTCGCCGGTGGCCCCGGCGCGACCGGCCGGTCGTTCTCGCACTTCCCGACGATTGTCGACTCGATCCGCGAGCGGCTGCTCACCCTGCCGCCCGGGACGGTGGTACGGACGGGCCACGGCGACTCCACCACCATCGGCGCCGAGGCACCCCACCTGGACGAGTGGGTCAAGCGCGGCCACTGA
- a CDS encoding RluA family pseudouridine synthase, with amino-acid sequence MRHRARIPAAPLPQRDGIDPVRVRLPVDPDGVWGTVREYLVERFRGAIGAARVEEMVRGGRFLTADGPVDDELAYRPGMYVWFHRDFAPEVPVPFGIGIVHRDERIVIADKPHFLATTPRGRHITETAVARLRRELGLPALQPAHRLDRLTAGLALFVVRPEDRGAYQSLFAERRVRKEYEAVAPYDAGVALPVTVRSRIVKERGVIAAREEAGEPNAESRIELIGHRGGLGRYRLLPATGRTHQLRVHMNGLGLPILNDPVYPVVAEEPDPDDFTRPLQLLAKVLEFTDPVDGRERRFESGLRLAAWYPDDGDRDTSDQ; translated from the coding sequence GTGAGACATAGAGCCAGGATCCCGGCCGCCCCGCTCCCCCAGCGCGACGGCATCGACCCGGTGCGGGTGCGGCTGCCCGTGGACCCGGACGGGGTCTGGGGGACGGTCCGGGAGTATCTGGTCGAGCGGTTCCGGGGCGCCATCGGGGCCGCGCGGGTGGAGGAGATGGTGCGCGGCGGGCGGTTCCTGACCGCCGACGGGCCCGTGGACGACGAGCTGGCGTACCGGCCGGGGATGTACGTCTGGTTCCACCGGGACTTCGCCCCCGAGGTACCCGTGCCGTTCGGGATCGGGATCGTCCACCGCGACGAGCGGATCGTGATCGCGGACAAGCCGCACTTCCTGGCCACCACGCCCCGGGGCCGGCACATCACCGAGACCGCCGTCGCCCGGCTGCGGCGCGAGCTCGGCCTGCCCGCGCTCCAGCCCGCGCACCGCCTCGACCGGCTGACCGCCGGTCTCGCCCTGTTCGTCGTGCGCCCCGAGGACCGGGGCGCGTACCAGAGCCTGTTCGCCGAGCGGCGGGTGCGCAAGGAGTACGAGGCGGTCGCCCCGTACGACGCGGGCGTGGCGCTGCCGGTGACCGTGCGCAGCCGGATCGTCAAGGAGCGCGGGGTGATCGCCGCGCGTGAGGAGGCGGGCGAGCCGAACGCCGAGAGCCGGATCGAGCTGATCGGGCACCGGGGCGGGCTCGGCCGCTACCGGCTGCTTCCGGCGACCGGGCGCACCCATCAGCTGCGGGTCCATATGAACGGCCTGGGGCTGCCGATCCTCAACGACCCGGTCTATCCGGTGGTGGCCGAGGAGCCCGACCCGGACGACTTCACCCGTCCTCTGCAACTGCTGGCGAAGGTACTGGAGTTCACGGATCCGGTGGACGGGCGGGAGCGGAGGTTCGAGAGCGGGCTGCGGCTCGCCGCGTGGTATCCGGACGATGGCGATCGCGATACATCGGACCAATAG